A single genomic interval of Pyrus communis chromosome 5, drPyrComm1.1, whole genome shotgun sequence harbors:
- the LOC137733456 gene encoding ETHYLENE INSENSITIVE 3-like 1 protein, with the protein MGIFEEMGFCGNLDFLTAPSGEGDAAPEHEPEAAVEEDYSDEEMDVGELERRMWRDRMLLKRLREQTKGKERVDNARQRQSQEQARRKKMSRAQDGILKYMLKMMEVCKAQGFVYGIIPEKGKPVSGASDNLRAWWKEKVRFDRNGPAAISKYQADHSIPGKNEDCSAVVSTPHTLQELQDTTLGSLLSALMQHCDPPQRRFPLEKGFAPPWWPTGNEEWWPQLNVPKDQGPPPYKKPHDLKKAWKVSVLTAVIKHMSPDIAKIRKLVRQSKCLQDKMTAKESATWLAIIHQEEALARRLYPDRCPPPPAGGGGSLAISGTSDYDVECVDDDENVEIEDCKPLVNHFNIGSAGQRERLVPQIKGELIEINSDFGQKRKQLSEEPQMMLNQNIFTCEYLQCPYHDYHLGFLDITARNNHQLNCPFQSNSTQVFGMSSGMSGFQLHNEKPVGFSLPIAQPPAPASQPPVNQASRFNASGLGLVDNGQKSELMSFYDSNIQQNKNCNPANLHIVDNRNSQQSKYQFPMNDNFFGQGVDVGRNINMSELAPMPMLHPGFASPEVQFDQCMAFDPPFGNNTNENVDIRFESPLHLAPADYNVMDQPLKQDASVWF; encoded by the coding sequence ATGGGGATCTTTGAGGAAATGGGTTTCTGTGGTAATCTTGACTTTCTTACGGCGCCATCTGGGGAAGGTGATGCAGCTCCAGAGCATGAACCAGAGGCAGCAGTGGAGGAGGATTATAGTGATGAAGAAATGGATGTTGGTGAGCTTGAGAGGAGGATGTGGAGGGATCGAATGCTATTGAAGAGGTTGAGAGAACAAACTAAGGGAAAGGAAAGGGTTGATAATGCAAGACAGCGTCAGTCACAGGAACAAGCTCGGAGGAAGAAGATGTCACGGGCACAAGATGGAATCCTGAAATATATGCTGAAAATGATGGAAGTTTGCAAAGCTCAGGGTTTTGTTTATGGAATTATCCCTGAAAAAGGAAAACCAGTGAGTGGCGCCTCTGACAATCTGCGAGCATGGTGGAAGGAAAAAGTAAGATTTGATCGTAATGGTCCGGCTGCAATTTCTAAGTATCAGGCAGATCATTCAATCCCTGGGAAGAATGAAGACTGCAGTGCAGTGGTATCTACTCCTCACACTCTACAGGAGTTGCAAGACACCACTCTTGGTTCACTTTTGTCGGCTTTGATGCAGCACTGCGATCCACCCCAAAGACGTTTCCCCTTGGAGAAAGGTTTTGCCCCACCTTGGTGGCCTACTGGTAATGAGGAATGGTGGCCTCAATTAAATGTGCCCAAGGATCAGGGTCCTCCCCCATACAAGAAGCCTCATGATCTGAAGAAGGCTTGGAAGGTGAGTGTTCTTACGGCTGTGATAAAGCACATGTCACCCGATATTGCCAAGATCCGCAAGCTTGTTCGTCAGTCCAAGTGTTTGCAAGACAAAATGACTGCTAAGGAGAGCGCCACTTGGCTAGCCATTATACACCAGGAGGAAGCTTTGGCGCGAAGGTTATATCCTGATAGATGTCCACCTCCACCGGCTGGTGGTGGCGGGTCTCTTGCAATCAGTGGTACCAGTGATTATGACGTTGAGTGTGTTGATGATGACGAAAATGTTGAAATAGAGGATTGCAAACCTCTTGTTAATCACTTCAACATTGGAAGTGCTGGTCAAAGAGAGAGGCTGGTACCTCAGATTAAGGGAGAGCTGATTGAGATCAACTCGGATTTTGGTCAAAAGAGGAAGCAGTTGTCTGAAGAGCCACAAATGATGTTAAATCAGAATATTTTCACCTGCGAATATCTGCAGTGCCCGTATCATGATTATCACCTAGGCTTTCTCGATATAACTGCAAGAAACAATCACCAGTTGAATTGTCCATTCCAGAGTAATTCTACACAAGTGTTTGGAATGTCAAGCGGAATGTCTGGCTTTCAGCTTCACAATGAAAAACCTGTGGGATTCTCTCTACCCATTGCTCAACCACCTGCACCAGCAAGTCAACCACCAGTGAACCAGGCAAGTAGGTTTAATGCTTCGGGACTTGGACTTGTCGATAATGGTCAGAAATCTGAGCTTATGTCATTTTATGACAGTAATATTCAGCAGAATAAGAACTGCAATCCTGCAAACCTCCATATCGTAGATAACCGCAACTCGCAGCAGTCAAAATATCAGTTTCCAATGAATGACAACTTTTTTGGTCAAGGGGTGGATGTAGGACGCAACATCAACATGTCTGAACTGGCGCCTATGCCTATGCTTCATCCAGGTTTTGCATCCCCGGAAGTTCAGTTTGATCAGTGCATGGCATTTGATCCTCCATTTGGTAACAATACCAATGAAAATGTTGACATAAGATTTGAGTCCCCCTTGCACTTGGCACCGGCTGATTATAATGTTATGGACCAACCGCTGAAGCAAGATGCATCCGTTTGGTTCTAA
- the LOC137735535 gene encoding calcium/calmodulin-dependent serine/threonine-protein kinase: MPTCPFDNIKNTICLCKTTSFLPSHQLPRFHFFPLGSVSAFPVRFHQGLFDFVFIGIVTMGQETRRLADEYEISEILGRGGFSVVRKGISRKSSSSSDKTDVAIKTLKRPFAPSNPPPLLPHARRNDQKSFAAAAFQTRKQVSISNVLLTNEILVMRKIVENVSPHPNVIDLYDVYEDENGVHLVLELCSGGELFDRIVKQERYSEAGAAAVVRQIAQGLAALHRSNIVHRDLKPENCLFLDKTVDSPLKIMDFGLSSVEEFTDPVVGLFGSIDYVSPEALSQGQVTSKSDMWALGVILYILLSGHPPFIAQSNRQKQQMIMAGEFSFYEKTWKGISLSAKQLISDLLKVDPDKRPSAQELLDHPWVVGLSAREDQMDAEIVSRLQSFNARRKLRAAAIASVWTSSIFLRTKKLKSLLGSYDLKPDEIKNLSSHFKKICVKGDNATLSEFEEVLKAMNMSSLIPLAPRIFDLFDNNRDGTIDMREILCGFSNLKNSQGDDALRLCFQMYDTDRSGCISKEEVASMLRALPDDCLPADITEPGKLDEIFDRMDANSDGKVTFDEFKAAMQRDSSLQDVVLSHLRPI, from the exons ATGCCAACTTGTCCTTTCGACAATATTAAAAACACCATTTGTCTCTGCAAGACtacttccttccttccttctcaTCAGCTTCCAAGATTCCATTTCTTCCCTCTCGGTTCGGTCTCTGCTTTCCCAGTTCGATTTCATCAAGGTTTGTTTGACTTCGTCTTCATCGGAATCGTAACCATGGGACAAGAAACAAGAAGACTTGCAGATGAGTATGAGATATCAGAGATTTTAGGCAGAGGAGGATTCTCTGTGGTCAGAAAAGGCATCAGCAGAAAGTCAAGCAGCAGCAGTGACAAAACCGATGTTgcaatcaaaacactcaaaaggCCGTTTGCACCCTCGAACCCTCCTCCTCTGCTGCCCCACGCCCGGAGGAACGACCAGAAAAGCTTTGCTGCTGCCGCTTTCCAAACCCGGAAGCAGGTGTCCATATCGAATGTGCTGCTCACAAATGAAATCCTGGTGATGAGGAAGATAGTTGAAAATGTGTCACCGCACCCGAATGTGATTGACCTCTATGATGTGTACGAGGATGAGAACGGGGTTCACCTTGTGCTGGAGCTATGTTCTGGAGGGGAACTGTTTGATAGGATTGTGAAGCAAGAAAGGTATTCCGAGGCTGGAGCTGCAGCTGTGGTGAGGCAGATTGCACAAGGCTTGGCAGCTCTTCACCGCTCGAATATTGTTCACCGGGACTTGAAGCCGGAAAACTGCCTCTTCTTGGACAAAACTGTTGATTCTCCGTTGAAGATTATGGATTTTGGGCTGAGTTCTGTGGAGGAGTTCACTGACCCTGTTGTGGGACTGTTTGGTTCCATAGATTATGTGTCACCAGAGGCTCTTTCTCAGGGTCAAGTAACTTCCAAGAGCGATATGTGGGCTCTTGGTGTAATCTTATATATCCTTCTCTCCGG GCACCCACCTTTTATTGCTCAGTCGAATCGGCAAAAGCAACAGATGATTATGGCT GGAGAATTCAGTTTCTATGAGAAAACCTGGAAGGGGATTTCTTTGTCAGCAAAGCAATTGATTTCGGACCTCCTCAAAGTCGACCCTGACAAGAGACCTAGTGCTCAAGAG CTTCTGGACCATCCATGGGTTGTCGGTCTTTCAGCCAGAGAGGATCAAATGGATGCTGAGATTGTATCACGACTGCAGAGTTTTAATGCTCGGCGCAAACTGCGTGCTGCAGCAATAGCAAGCGTGTGGACAAGCTCGATTTTCTTAAGGACAAAGAAGCTAAAATCGTTACTAGGATCCTATGACCTTAAACCCGACGAAATCAAGAATCTGAGTTCACATTTTAAGAAAAT ATGTGTAAAGGGTGACAATGCTACTCTTTCTGAATTCGAGGAGGTTCTGAAAGCAATGAACATGTCGTCTCTAATCCCTCTAGCACCCCGAATCTTTGACCTATTTGACAACAATCGTGATGGCACCATTGACATGCGAGAGATACTGTGTGGGTTCTCTAATCTCAAGAACTCACAAGGAGACGATGCTCTCCGCCTGTGCTTCCAG ATGTATGATACGGATCGGTCTGGATGCATCAGCAAAGAAGAGGTCGCATCTATGCTCAGG GCTTTACCAGATGACTGCCTTCCAGCTGATATCACCGAACCTGGAAAACTAGATGAAATATTTGATCGGATGGATGCAAACAGTGATGGAAAAGTTACCTTTGATGAGTTCAAAGCTGCCATGCAGAGAGATAGCTCTCTCCAAGATGTAGTCCTCTCCCATCTTCGACCAATATAA
- the LOC137734736 gene encoding protein FAR1-RELATED SEQUENCE 3-like, translated as METEVLVDAEGENMEHHVAESNEPDKGQKQNVNENFSGREVNIQDDSKPHVGMEFESEDAAKILYDAYARNVGFSTHVGQFTRAKPDGPIVTWDFACSREVFKRKNVESCNAMLRIERKDANSWVATKFVEDHNHSMVSSSKVHYLRPRRHFAGATKNTSETLDATTDSYFSMDGNHVSYEPNCGGRSVSPVEPNHSARILRPVNCIRPCSRKRILGRDAQNLLNYFKKMQAENPGFFYAIQLDDENRMTNVFWVDARSRTAYNHFGDAVIFDTMYRPNHYQVPFAPFTGVNHHGQKVLFGCALLLDESESNFTWLFRTWLSAMNDRPPVSITTDQDRAIQVAVAQVFPETRHCICKWHILREGQERLAHIYLAHPSFYGELYSCINFSETIEDFESSWASLLDTYDLLRNDWLQAVYNARKQWAPVYFHGTFFAAISSNQGISSFFDGYVNQQTSIPMFFKQYERALEHSLEKEIEADIDTMCTTPVLKTPSPMEQQAANLYTKKVFAKFQEELVETFVYTANKIEGDGIVSKYRVAKYEHDDKAYMVILNVSEIKASCSCQMFEYSGILCRHILTVFTVTNVLTLPSHYILKRWTRNAKSWVGLDEQSSDLQGIETLTMRFNNLCREAIKFAEEGAVGVETYNAAMSALREGGKKIAVVKKNVAKVTPPSSQASGNAQEDSLKTSQLPPGEIAPSLWPWQEALPHRFNLNDGGVPAADLNQPSMAPVSIHPDGGSLDSTVVVTCFKSMTWIIENKNSTSAGKVAVINLKLQDYGKNPAGEKEVQFRLTRVTLEPMLKSMAYISQQLSAPANRVAVINLKLQDTKTTSGEMEVKFQVSRDTLGSMLRSMTCIREQL; from the exons ATGGAAACTGAAGTGTTGGTAGATGCTGAGGGAGAAAACATGGAACATCACGTGGCAGAAAGCAATGAACCTGATAAAGGTCAAAAGCAGAATGTGAATGAAAATTTTTCAGGGAGAGAGGTAAATATTCAAGATGATTCTAAGCCACATGTGGGAATGGAATTCGAGTCGGAGGACGCTGCCAAGATTCTGTATGATGCATATGCGAGGAATGTAGGCTTTAGCACCCATGTTGGCCAGTTTACTCGTGCTAAGCCTGATGGACCTATAGTGACATGGGACTTTGCATGTTCGAGAGAGGTATTCAAACGAAAGAATGTAGAAAGCTGCAATGCCATGCTACGTATAGAGAGAAAGGATGCAAACAGTTGGGTTGCAACAAAGTTTGTTGAGGACCACAACCATTCTATGGTAAGTTCTAGTAAGGTCCATTATCTTCGACCCCGTAGACACTTTGCTGGTGCTACGAAGAATACATCTGAGACTTTGGATGCCACTACTGATTCATACTTTTCCATGGATGGTAATCATGTCTCTTATGAACCAAATTGCGGAGGCAGGAGCGTCTCCCCTGTAGAACCAAACCACTCAGCAAGGATCCTTCGGCCTGTTAACTGTATAAGGCCGTGTAGCCGAAAGAGAATACTCGGGCGAGATGCTCAAAATCTTCTAAACTATTTCAAGAAGATGCAAGCTGAAAACCCTGGCTTCTTCTATGCTATACAGCTTGATGATGAAAACCGCATGACCAATGTCTTTTGGGTCGATGCAAGATCTAGGACAGCTTATAACCACTTTGGCGATGCTGTAATTTTTGATACAATGTATCGACCAAATCATTACCAAGTCCCCTTTGCTCCTTTCACTGGTGTAAATCATCATGGTCAGAAGGTCTTGTTTGGTTGTGCATTACTTCTAGATGAGTCCGAGTCTAACTTTACATGGCTGTTTAGGACATGGCTTTCTGCCATGAATGATCGGCCTCCTGTTTCTATAACTACAGACCAAGACAGAGCCATACAAGTAGCAGTTGCTCAGGTTTTTCCAGAAACGCGGCACTGTATATGCAAGTGGCATATTTTAAGGGAAGGCCAAGAAAGATTGGCTCATATATATCTTGCTCATCCTTCCTTCTATGGAGAACTTTATAGTTGCATCAACTTTTCGGAGACAATTGAGGATTTTGAATCATCGTGGGCATCCCTTCTTGATACATACGATCTACTGAGAAATGATTGGCTGCAGGCAGTGTATAATGCTCGAAAGCAATGGGCCCCAGTTTATTTTCATGGAACTTTCTTTGCTGCAATTTCCTCAAACCAAGGTATTAGTTCTTTTTTTGATGGCTATGTGAATCAACAAACGAGTATACCTATGTTTTTTAAGCAGTATGAAAGGGCTCTCGAGCATTCGTTAGAAAAAGAAATAGAGGCAGATATTGATACAATGTGCACTACACCTGTACTGAAAACACCTTCACCAATGGAACAGCAGGCAGCTAACTTGTATACCAAAAAAGTTTTTGCGAAGTTTCAAGAGGAATTGGTTGAAACTTTTGTTTATACTGCAAATAAGATTGAGGGTGATGGGATAGTCAGTAAATACAGGGTTGCAAAATATGAACATGATGATAAGGCGTATATGGTCATATTAAATGTCTCCGAAATAAAAGCAAGCTGCAGCTGTCAAATGTTTGAATATTCGGGCATCCTTTGTAGACATATTTTGACTGTCTTCACAGTAACAAATGTTCTTACCCTTCCATCACATTACATATTGAAGCGATGGACAAGAAATGCTAAATCTTGGGTTGGACTAGATGAACAAAGTTCGGATTTGCAAGGTATTGAGACATTGACTATGCGCTTTAACAATCTATGTCGGGAAGCCATTAAGTTTGCAGAAGAAGGGGCAGTTGGTGTAGAGACTTACAATGCGGCAATGAGTGCTCTACGAGAGGGTGGGAAAAAGATTGCTGTTGTAAAGAAAAACGTTGCCAAAGTCACGCCTCCTAGCTCTCAGGCAAGTGGAAATGCACAGGAAGACAGTTTGAAGACAAGCCAATTGCCACCTGGCGAAATCGCCCCCTCGTTGTGGCCTTGGCAAGAAGCATTGCCACATCGCTTTAATCTTAATGATGGAGGAGTTCCTGCTGCTGATTTGAACCAGCCCAGCATGGCTCCAGTCTCCATTCACCCTGATGGTGGCAGTCTTGATAGCACG GTGGTCGTTACTTGTTTCAAGTCCATGACATGGATCATAGAAAATAAGAATTCAACATCAGCTGGGAAAGTGGCTGTTATCAACTTGAAG CTACAAGATTATGGAAAGAATCCTGCAGGGGAGAAAGAGGTGCAGTTTAGGCTAACAAGGGTTACGCTAGAGCCTATGTTAAAATCGATGGCCTATATCAGTCAGCAGCTCTCTGCTCCAGCCAACAGAGTTGCTGTCATCAATTTGAAG CTTCAAGATACAAAGACAACTTCTGGAGAAATGGAGGTCAAGTTTCAAGTTTCCAGAGATACACTAGGCTCCATGTTGAGATCAATGACTTGCATACGTGAGCAGCTATGA